The following proteins come from a genomic window of Sorghum bicolor cultivar BTx623 chromosome 3, Sorghum_bicolor_NCBIv3, whole genome shotgun sequence:
- the LOC8060818 gene encoding uncharacterized protein LOC8060818, protein MPTLSSSEPNDHAHSFKSYYNNSEAIPHQLHSVSTPIPPTSIIASTRLEQSLKKEQELMRMFLTTPVSEDARRKALSLEPQSIKSLLQGDPMAILQAHFDIAGVSDPGPIFHDPALHVPKERMHKTLGSSSSSHDDLYGKIPYAKPTFFNQPPVSSLVQREQHVPSGFPSSNSYDAIKEVMGSTINFRRVKKQKYTCKLCSAVFSSQQMYHSHMSLLHSKGIGNN, encoded by the exons ATGCCAACTCTTTCTAGCAGTGAACCTAATGACCATGCTCACTCCTTCAAGAGCTACTACAATAATAGTGAAGCAATACCACACCAACTCCACTCAGTTTCTACTCCCATACCACCAACTAGCATCATTGCATCAACAAGGCTGGAGCAAAGCTTGAAGAAAGAGCAAGAGCTTATGCGCATGTTTCTGACAACTCCTGTAAGTGAGGATGCTCGAAGGAAGGCTTTGTCCTTAGAGCCCCAGTCAATAAAATCTTTGCTCCAAGGAGACCCTATGGCTATTCTCCAAGCCCACTTTGACATTGCTGGAGTTTCTGATCCTGGTCCGATCTTCCACGACCCTGCCTTGCATGTTCCTAAG GAGAGGATGCACAAAACTCTTGGATCTTCATCTTCATCCCATGATGACCTTTATGGGAAAATACCATATGCCAAACCAACTTTCTTTAATCAACCCCCCGTGTCCTCACTTGTCCAAAGAGAGCAGCATGTGCCAAGTGGTTTTCCAAGCAGCAATTCTTATGATGCCATCAAAGAGGTTATGGGCTCTACAATTAATTTTAGAAGAGTCAAGAAGCAGAAGTACACATGCAAGCTGTGTAGCGCTGTGTTTAGCTCACAACAAATGTATCATAGTCATATGAGCTTGTTGCACAGCAAAGGAATAGGGAACAATTAA